In one window of Kosmotoga pacifica DNA:
- the ribD gene encoding bifunctional diaminohydroxyphosphoribosylaminopyrimidine deaminase/5-amino-6-(5-phosphoribosylamino)uracil reductase RibD — protein MDEKFMKLAIEEAKKGEGLVNPNPLVGAVIVKNGKILSTGYHEYFGGRHAEIVAIENAKKLGYDIKGAEMYVTLEPCVHYGKTPPCVDRIIEEGFSAVYIGTLDPNPMVHGGGKRKLMNAGIHVKHGILEGEAKELIEVFTKYMKTRMPFVALKLAMSLDGFIAKKRGKRERITSDRATEKVHRLRNYYSAIMIGATTAISDDPLLTCRYPFCKRNPIRVILDRSGKTAKMDLKLFALEGRTIIFTSSNEYWPENVEVIRRDDLSPESILKTLGKMGMDSILVEGGANVASQFIKHADKIHLFYAPVVFGNGLSPFECDFKGFTTKKVEVHHPDIYWELIPCSQE, from the coding sequence ATGGACGAAAAATTTATGAAACTTGCTATCGAAGAGGCGAAGAAAGGAGAAGGATTGGTAAATCCTAACCCTCTTGTCGGGGCTGTAATCGTCAAAAACGGAAAGATTTTATCTACTGGTTACCATGAATACTTCGGTGGAAGACACGCAGAGATCGTGGCCATTGAAAACGCGAAAAAATTGGGATATGACATCAAGGGAGCTGAGATGTACGTGACACTCGAGCCCTGCGTTCATTATGGAAAGACGCCACCTTGTGTGGATAGGATCATAGAAGAAGGATTCTCGGCAGTGTACATTGGAACCTTGGATCCAAATCCCATGGTTCACGGAGGTGGTAAAAGAAAGCTTATGAACGCTGGAATACATGTGAAGCATGGGATTTTAGAAGGCGAAGCAAAGGAATTGATCGAGGTCTTCACAAAATATATGAAAACAAGAATGCCTTTTGTTGCATTGAAATTAGCTATGAGTCTTGATGGGTTTATCGCAAAAAAACGTGGAAAACGTGAAAGAATCACTTCAGATCGCGCTACAGAAAAGGTTCATAGATTGAGAAATTATTATTCAGCGATAATGATTGGAGCAACAACCGCTATCTCTGACGACCCTCTTTTGACCTGTAGATATCCCTTTTGCAAAAGGAATCCTATCCGTGTCATCCTCGATAGATCCGGGAAAACTGCGAAGATGGATCTAAAACTCTTTGCCTTAGAAGGAAGAACAATTATCTTCACATCCTCGAATGAATATTGGCCAGAAAATGTTGAAGTTATCAGAAGGGATGATTTATCTCCAGAATCGATATTGAAAACACTTGGGAAAATGGGGATGGACTCTATCCTCGTTGAAGGTGGTGCAAATGTTGCTTCGCAATTTATCAAGCACGCAGATAAAATCCATCTCTTTTACGCACCAGTAGTCTTTGGGAATGGACTTTCCCCATTTGAATGTGATTTCAAAGGATTCACCACAAAGAAAGTAGAAGTGCACCACCCCGATATCTACTGGGAGTTGATACCATGTTCACAGGAATAG
- a CDS encoding riboflavin synthase: MFTGIVEYVSKMEIRGNTLVVENPFDDVKIGDSIAVNGVCLTATTVGRHIIFTCGQETLKRTNLGMWNRREVNIERALPANGRFDGHIVTGHIDGTIKFLRSLKEGETTWMTFSMPKERWGVAEKGSIAINGISLTIARIDLDTFTVQVIPHTFENTNLKALQPGDLVNYEIDVIARYLRGIYRG; the protein is encoded by the coding sequence ATGTTCACAGGAATAGTGGAATATGTTTCAAAAATGGAGATACGTGGAAACACGTTAGTTGTTGAGAATCCCTTCGATGATGTGAAGATAGGTGACAGTATTGCAGTAAACGGTGTATGCCTTACAGCAACAACTGTTGGAAGGCACATTATCTTCACCTGTGGGCAGGAAACGCTCAAACGCACAAACCTTGGCATGTGGAACAGGAGGGAAGTGAATATAGAACGTGCGCTACCCGCTAACGGAAGATTCGATGGCCATATAGTTACAGGACATATTGATGGCACAATCAAATTCTTAAGGAGTTTGAAAGAGGGAGAAACAACATGGATGACCTTCTCCATGCCTAAAGAACGTTGGGGAGTTGCCGAAAAAGGATCGATTGCAATTAATGGAATCAGCCTTACAATTGCGCGGATAGATCTCGATACATTTACCGTGCAAGTCATACCCCATACATTCGAAAATACAAACCTCAAAGCGCTTCAACCGGGTGACCTGGTGAATTACGAGATAGACGTCATTGCGCGATACCTAAGAGGAATTTACAGGGGGTGA
- a CDS encoding bifunctional 3,4-dihydroxy-2-butanone-4-phosphate synthase/GTP cyclohydrolase II, producing the protein MDIAKIRKAFLEGKPVVLIDDKREMEADLIFPSELANASVINTMIDGKGMLCVAMDEHTLFEKGFFKLPSRNSETNFFVPVDHFDAGTGISASDRAKTIRALAKGENINAFRYPGHVHLLGGVGLNKRQGHTELSLELMELCGFSRSAIIIEILDSHGNSHNIDFTKQHAKKNGFLIITRNQVIQEYTKSKQLVKVVSIASLPTKFGTFQIVSFDNNYDFLEHTAIIYGDISKEPVPVRIHSECLTGDALGSLRCDCGSQLQNAMNYIKSQGRGIILYLRQEGRGIGLRNKIKAYHLQDSGMDTVDANIALGFPEDMRDYGVAAQMLRALGVQRIILLSNNPDKLSQLKHYSIIVDETRNVFGEVTPHNHFYLMTKMEKMGHVLKEVLKK; encoded by the coding sequence ATGGACATAGCTAAGATCAGAAAGGCTTTTTTGGAAGGAAAACCAGTTGTACTTATAGATGACAAACGCGAGATGGAAGCAGATCTTATCTTTCCATCTGAACTTGCAAACGCTTCTGTTATAAACACGATGATAGATGGCAAAGGAATGCTGTGTGTTGCAATGGATGAACACACACTTTTTGAGAAAGGTTTTTTCAAACTTCCTTCACGAAATAGCGAAACGAATTTCTTTGTCCCTGTCGATCATTTTGATGCAGGGACCGGGATCTCCGCGAGTGATCGTGCAAAGACGATTCGAGCACTTGCAAAAGGGGAAAATATAAACGCTTTTCGATATCCGGGTCATGTACACCTTCTTGGAGGCGTGGGTCTCAACAAAAGACAGGGTCATACAGAGTTGTCGCTTGAATTAATGGAATTATGCGGATTCTCGAGATCAGCGATCATAATTGAGATTCTCGACAGCCATGGAAACTCACACAACATAGACTTTACCAAACAACACGCGAAAAAGAATGGTTTTCTCATCATTACACGCAATCAAGTTATCCAAGAATACACAAAGAGCAAACAACTGGTTAAGGTAGTATCAATCGCATCTCTGCCAACAAAATTTGGAACCTTCCAGATCGTTTCTTTTGATAACAATTACGATTTTCTGGAACATACAGCCATTATTTATGGAGATATTTCAAAAGAACCGGTACCTGTAAGGATACATTCTGAATGCCTTACTGGTGATGCGTTGGGGTCGTTGAGGTGTGATTGCGGATCACAGCTTCAAAACGCAATGAATTATATAAAATCCCAGGGAAGAGGCATCATACTGTATCTCAGACAGGAAGGACGTGGGATCGGACTTCGCAACAAGATAAAAGCATACCACCTTCAGGATAGTGGTATGGATACAGTCGATGCGAACATCGCCCTTGGATTTCCGGAGGATATGAGAGATTATGGCGTTGCTGCGCAAATGTTGAGAGCACTTGGAGTGCAAAGGATCATACTTCTATCAAATAACCCGGATAAGCTTAGTCAACTGAAACATTACTCCATCATTGTCGATGAAACAAGAAATGTCTTCGGTGAAGTAACACCACACAACCACTTTTATCTGATGACAAAAATGGAAAAAATGGGTCATGTATTGAAGGAGGTGCTCAAAAAGTGA
- the ribE gene encoding 6,7-dimethyl-8-ribityllumazine synthase: MRVFEGKYYGEGLKIAIVISRFNSAVTKELLDGALDALKRHGVRDENVDIIWVPGAMEMPHIIRTIALRKGHDAIVALGAVIRGETYHFDVVANEVSKGIAAINLEVDTPVSFGIITSDTVEQALNRAGIKSGNKGFEAAMVAIEMANLKKQIKEISG; encoded by the coding sequence GTGAGAGTTTTCGAAGGAAAATATTATGGAGAAGGACTAAAAATCGCTATAGTGATTTCGAGGTTCAATTCTGCCGTTACAAAGGAACTTTTGGATGGAGCTCTGGACGCTTTGAAGAGACACGGAGTTAGAGATGAAAACGTTGATATCATCTGGGTTCCTGGTGCTATGGAAATGCCGCACATCATAAGGACAATTGCTCTCAGGAAAGGACATGATGCGATAGTTGCACTTGGCGCAGTTATCCGTGGCGAGACATATCACTTTGATGTTGTTGCCAATGAAGTCTCGAAGGGTATTGCAGCAATTAACCTGGAAGTAGACACACCTGTATCTTTTGGAATTATCACATCTGACACCGTTGAACAGGCCCTAAATAGAGCGGGCATAAAATCAGGAAACAAAGGCTTTGAAGCGGCTATGGTAGCGATAGAGATGGCAAATCTCAAAAAGCAAATCAAGGAGATATCTGGTTAA
- a CDS encoding four helix bundle protein codes for MTTFASLNLVSVGLHIRRAAVSNIAEGKGRDSTKDFVRFLNIAKGSLYELQTDLFGRNEELKRYSTRFT; via the coding sequence CTGACAACGTTTGCAAGCCTCAACCTCGTGAGCGTCGGCCTCCACATAAGAAGAGCTGCGGTATCTAACATAGCAGAAGGAAAGGGCAGAGATTCAACAAAAGACTTCGTAAGATTTCTTAATATAGCTAAGGGCTCATTATATGAACTACAAACAGACCTCTTTGGAAGAAATGAAGAACTGAAGCGGTATTCTACCAGATTTACTTGA
- a CDS encoding metal-dependent hydrolase, protein MLPDLLEPARNPNHRSFFHSWLVLSILLVIAFKISKKEHIKAVSLLSFITGYKSHLLADMTTPKGLPLIK, encoded by the coding sequence ATTCTACCAGATTTACTTGAACCAGCAAGAAATCCAAATCATAGGAGTTTCTTCCACAGTTGGTTGGTACTATCCATACTATTAGTTATCGCATTCAAAATATCAAAAAAAGAGCACATTAAAGCAGTTTCTCTCTTATCTTTCATTACAGGATACAAATCACATCTGCTAGCTGACATGACAACCCCAAAAGGGCTTCCACTCATCAAATAA